The Osmerus eperlanus chromosome 7, fOsmEpe2.1, whole genome shotgun sequence genome includes a region encoding these proteins:
- the rpp38 gene encoding ribonuclease P protein subunit p38: MATPGKISKKGRKKLLQAKTSLSIPYSLSWSPLPQNSMHYILNTLTDKLKAVGLEKREAKGPRRWKKGDEASQPRTEETGPPEKSSCGWTDKAARRQLAVGINEVTKALERNELRLVLVCKSAQPAHMTSYLVALSSTRQVPACQVPRLSDSVARPLGLKSILALGFRRGNELEDELFSDTVDAIIPRVPPHNVAWLPDTLPSDATEWPIEKGDTGKGVKRKVEDESREVGAGPEGQDRGEVKGLEHKPEDGTPEQIESAALVLQPLKVKKIVPNPSKIRKQKRKRLV, translated from the coding sequence ATGGCCACTCCAGGAAAAATTTCGAAAAAGGGGCGCAAAAAGCTACTTCAGGCAAAGACCTCCCTCAGCATCCCCTACAGCCTATCATGGAGCCCCCTTCCTCAGAACAGCATGCACTACATCCTGAACACACTGACGGACAAACTGAAAGCTGTGGGCCTGGAGAAGAGGGAAGCCAAGGGGCCCCGCCGGTGGAAGAAGGGAGACGAGGCATCTCAGCCACGGACTGAGGAGACGGGTCCTCCAGAGAAGTCCAGCTGTGGTTGGACAGACAAGGCAGCCAGAAGGCAGCTGGCCGTGGGCATCAATGAAGTTACCAAGGCCCTGGAGAGGAATGAACTCCGGCTGGTGCTTGTGTGCAAATCGGCACAGCCAGCTCACATGACCAGCTACCTGGTGGCGCTGAGCAGCACCAGACAGGTGCcggcctgccaggttccccggCTGAGCGACAGTGTTGCCCGGCCGCTGGGGTTGAAGAGCATTCTGGCGCTGGGGTTCAGGCGTGGGAACGAGCTGGAGGATGAACTGTTTTCTGATACAGTTGACGCCATTATACCCAGAGTTCCCCCACACAATGTTGCCTGGTTACCAGATACGTTGCCGAGTGACGCAACTGAATGGCCGATAGAGAAGGGGGACACAGGGAAGGGGGTGAAACGGAAGGTTGAGGATGAGAGCAGGGAGGTGGGTGCAGGTCCggaggggcaggacaggggtgaGGTGAAAGGGCTGGAACACAAGCCTGAGGATGGGACTCCAGAGCAGATAGAATCTGCAGCCTTGGTTCTACAGCCTCTCAAAGTTAAAAAGATTGTTCCCAATCCATCCAAAATAAGAAAACAAAAGCGAAAGAGACTTGTATAA
- the acbd7 gene encoding acyl-CoA-binding domain-containing protein 7 isoform X1, with the protein MVSLQAEFEKLAEQVKKVKTRPTDQELLDMYGLYKQIIVGDINIDKPGMLDMKGKAKWEAWNSRQGTSKEDALSAYVALAKEIISKYGL; encoded by the exons ATGGTCTCTCTGCAGGCTGAGTTTGAGAAGCTAGCAGAACAGGTGAAGAAGGTGAAGACCAGACCGACTGACCAAGAGCTGCTGGATATGTACGGCTTGTACAAGCAGATCATCGTTGGAGACATCAACATTG ACAAACCAGGCATGCTTGACATGAAAGGAAAGGCCAAATGGGAGGCATGGAATTCAAGACAAG GGACGTCCAAGGAGGACGCCTTGTCAGCATACGTTGCACTTGCTAAAGAGATTATCAGCAAATATGGGCTGTGA
- the acbd7 gene encoding acyl-CoA-binding domain-containing protein 7 isoform X2, with the protein MSLQAEFEKLAEQVKKVKTRPTDQELLDMYGLYKQIIVGDINIDKPGMLDMKGKAKWEAWNSRQGTSKEDALSAYVALAKEIISKYGL; encoded by the exons ATGTCACTTCAG GCTGAGTTTGAGAAGCTAGCAGAACAGGTGAAGAAGGTGAAGACCAGACCGACTGACCAAGAGCTGCTGGATATGTACGGCTTGTACAAGCAGATCATCGTTGGAGACATCAACATTG ACAAACCAGGCATGCTTGACATGAAAGGAAAGGCCAAATGGGAGGCATGGAATTCAAGACAAG GGACGTCCAAGGAGGACGCCTTGTCAGCATACGTTGCACTTGCTAAAGAGATTATCAGCAAATATGGGCTGTGA